GAGCAGTCCGGCCATGCCTGCCTCCTTCGCCCGTACGGGCGTTCAGAATCCTCTGCCGTTCCCGTGTTATCTAGTTCGTCGGGGGCCGTATTTCAAGCCGGGAAATTCAGGGGATTCTTCGGCAGGCAATCACCCGATTACACGCAGCTCGATCGGCACGACGACGACCCGCTCAGGAAAACCCGGGCGTCGGCGGCTGCTCAGGTCTGGTCGGTGGGGTCAGCGCCCTGCTGCTGCAGCGCCCGCCGCGCCCGCCGCCGGCGGTCACGGGCGGCATGCCGACGGCGCTGCCAGACCTCGGCCCCGCCCAGGGTAGCGAGATAGCCCAGCACCGCGGCGGGTATGGCCACCATCAGACTGCCCAGCGCGGTGCAGGACAGGTCGATCATGGCCTCGCCCAGCCAGTCGGTATGACTGATGACCCGTTCCAGCCAGGCGCCGAAGGCGTATTCGCCCAATTCGTGAAAGGCCAGGTACAGCGGGGTCATGGTCAGCGGGTTGCTGACCCAGGAGACCAGGAAGGCAGCGGGGAAGTTGCCGCCCACCAGCAGACAGCCGCCGAGCATGAGCAGAGTCTGGAACCCGACCGTGGGCGTGAACCCGACCAGCAGCCCCACTGCGACCCCGCGCGCCACCTGCTCGCGGCGAAAGGTCAGACAGCCCGAGCGGATGACCCAGTCGCGCAGCCGGTGGTTCTCGCCCCACAGCGGGTGCCGGCGGCTGACCGAAGGGCGATGACGGAGCAGGAAGCGACGCATCAGCCCCCTGCCAGCGGAAAGGGATGGGATTTCGGATCGAAGCGGTTGCGCATGTGGTCGGCCATCTGGAAGAAGGTGGCGACCAACTGGTCGCGAAAGCCCGGCTCCAGTCCCAGGCTGTCGATGGCGCGGGTCATGCACAGCATCCACTGGTCGCGCTCGGCTTCGCCGATGGGAAACGGCAGGTGGCGGGCGCGCAGGCGCGGATGCCCGTATTTCTCGATGTACAGCGGCGGTCCGCCCAGCCAGCCGGACAGGAACAGGTACAGCTTCTCGCGTGCCTCAGCGAGATCCGGCGCATGCAGATCGCGGATGCCGCGCGCCTCGGGCAGGCGGTCCATCTCGTCGTAGAACCGCTCGACCAGTGCCCGCACGCCGGCGTCGCCGCCGAGGCGTTCATAGGCGGTGGGGTTGTTTCCCGTCATATCAACTCCCTGTCACACAGCATCGAAATGAACCCCAAGGCGCCCTGGCGGTTCCGGCGACATCACCCGGCGAAGGACCGGTTCAGGTAATCCAGCACCAGCCCGGCGAACACTGCTCCCCCGAACCAGTTGTTGTTGAGGAAGGCACGGAAGCAGCCCTCACGCTCGCGGCCGCGGATCAGATACTGCTGGTACAGGGCCAGCGCCGCGGCCACCGCCAGGCCGAGATAATAATACAGCCCCAGCTGGGCCATGCTGCCGACCAGCCCCAGGCCCAGCAGCACCAGCAGCTGCAGCATGGCGATGATCAGCCGGTCGGCCTCGCCGAACAGAATGGCGGTGGATTTCACCCCGATCTTCAGGTCATCGTCGCGGTCGACCATGGCGTACTGGGTATCGTAGGCCGTGGCCCAGAGGATGTTGACCAGAAACAGCAGCCAGGCCAGGCGCGGCAGTTCGCCGGTCTGGGCGGCGAAGGCCATGGGGATGCCCCAGCCGAAGGCCGCGCCCAGCACCAGCTGCGGCAGATGGGTGAAACGCTTGGTGAAGGGATAGATCGCCGCCAGCGCCGCCCCCACGAAGGCCAGCTTGATGGTGAGCGGATTCATCAGCAGCACCAGGGCAAAGGCGATCAGGCACAGCACCGCGAACAACGCCAGCGCCTCGCGCGGGCTGACCTTGCCGCTGGCGATGGGCCGCTCCCGGGTGCGTTTCACATGCGGGTCGAACTCCCGGTCGGCATAGTCGTTGATGACACAGCCGGCCGAGCGCATCAGCACCACACCGGCAACGAATACGGCCAGCACCAGCGGGTCGGGGAATCCCTCCGCGGCCAGCCACAACGCCCACAGGGTCGGCCACAGCAGCAGCAGGGTGCCGATGGGCCGGTGCAGGCGGGCGAGCAGGTAGTACTGGTACAGGCGGTCGAGCATAAACACTGATTCCAGCCGCAGGGTTGCATGGGCCAGTAGGATGGGTGGAGGCGCCCTGCGCCGCAACCCATCGCCCGGACAGTACCGATGGGTTGCACCAGGTTTCACCCAACCTACGCCCGGTGTTGAAGGTTGAGAAAAATCTCGCTGACCAGCAGCGGCTTGCGCCCCAGCCAGAATACCGAACGCCGGCCCCAGATGGCATCCCTGTCCGGGCCGGCATCGCCCAGGGCATGGGCATGCAGGGCGGTACCGGGCTCGATGCGGGCGATCTCGACCTCGTCGCGCTGCATGCGCGGATCGGCGAACAGGACGGCACCCAGCGGCCGTTCGCCCAGGTGCGCCAGCCGCCGCCCCCGGCCGTGCAGACTGGCACGCGGGATCACTGTGCGCGCGAATACCCAGGGGCGATCGTCACACAACAGATGCACCTCGCGGATCAGGGCCCGCTGGCGCCGGCGCAGGCCCAGCGCCCGGCACTCGTCCAGGCTCGGCCGGGCCCAGCCCTGCCAGTCCAGCCGTACCCGGAAGCGGCCGGGACAACATGCCTGCAGCCGCCGGGTCAGGGAGGAGGTGTCCAGCAGCCAGTCGCGCAACACCGGATCGAGTTGCGCGCGCCGCCAGCGACGGCCGGCGTGCCAGGGATTTTCCCAATGATTGTGCAGACGCGGGTGGGACAAGATCTCAGGACTCGGACCAAAGACCGGGGATTATCGCATGAATGGCTGCAACCGGAACAAACGCGGACCGTCAGACCGAGCCGTAGCGTACGTTCTCGGCCAGCCAGCGGCGGATCAACCGCGGCACCAGTTCCGGATGGTCACGGTTGAGCCGCTCGGCCAGCCGCTCCACCTCGGGCAGCAGCGCCTCGTCGCGCACCAGGTCGGCGATGCGCAGATTCATCATGCCGGTCTGGCGCGTCCCCAGCACCTCGCCCGGACCGCGCAACTCCAGGTCCTTGCGGGCGATCTCGAAGCCGTCGCTGGTGGCGCGCATCACCCCCAGGCGTTCCCTGCCCTGCCGGGAGAGCGGGGTATGGTAGAGCAGCACACAGTGGCTTTCCGCCGCCCCGCGCCCGACCCGGCCGCGCAGCTGGTGCAGCTGGGCCAGTCCCAGCCTTTCGGCGTTCTCGATGATCATCAGCGAGGCGTTGGGCACGTCCACCCCGACCTCGATCACGGTGGTGGCCACCAGCAGGTCCAGCGCCCCGGCCTTGAACCGCTGCATGATGTCCGCCTTCCCGGCGGCCTTGAGCCGGCCGTGGACAAGTCCCACCCGCAACTCCGGCAGCGCCTCGCGCAGCTCGGCGGCGGCCTCCTCGGCCGCCTGGCACTGCAGGCTCTCGGATTCCTCGATCAGGGTACAGACCCAGTAGGCCTGACGCCCCTCGGCGCAGGCCCGGCGCACCCGCTCGACCACCTCGGGCCGGCGGCTGTCGGGAATGACCACAGTACTGATCGGTTTGCGCCCGGGCGGCAGTTCGTCGATCACCGAGGTGTCCAGGTCGGCATACACCGCCATCGCCAGGGTACGCGGGATGGGGGTGGCGGTCAGGGTGAGCTGGTGCGGCAGCTGTGCCTCCTGTCCACCCTTGTCGCGCAGGGCCAGGCGCTGGTGCACCCCGAAACGGTGCTGCTCGTCGATGATCACCAGGCCCAGGCGCTCGAAGGCGACCTCCTCCTGGAACAGGGCATGGGTGCCGACCACCACCCGGGCCTCGCCGTCGCGGATGCGCGCCAGCATGTCCCGGCGCGCCGCACCCTTGAGCCGGCCCGACAACCAGGCCGGCTCCAGTCCCAGCGGGCTGAGCCAGGCGCTGAAGTTGCGCAGGTGCTGCTCGGCCAGCAGCTCGGTGGGCGCCATCAGCGCCACCTGCAGGCCGGACTCGACCGCCGCCAGCGCCGCCAGCGCCGCCACCACCGTCTTGCCCGACCCGACATCGCCCTGCACCAGCCGCAGCATGGGATGGGCGCGGGCCAGATCGGCCTCGATCTCGGCCACCACCCGCTCCTGGGCCGCGGTCAGGGGAAAGCCCAGCTGCCCGCGCAACGCCTGGCGCAGCCGGCCGTCGCCGCGCAGCACCGGCGCCTGCAGGGACTGCGCCCGCCAGCGCAGCACCCGCAGGCTCAGGTGATGGGCGATGAGCTCTTCCAGCACCAGCCGCCGCTGGGCCGGGTGTTCGCCCAGTTCCAGCGCAGCCAGATCCACCTCCGGCGGCGGCCGATGCACCAGCCGGATCGCCGCGCGCAGCCCGGGCAGCGCGGCGGGTGCAGTGGCGCTGTCGCCCAGCCAGTCGGGCAGGCTGTCGGGAGACGCCTCCAGCCAGGCCAGCGCCTGGTCGGTGAGATTGCGCAGTCCGAGCTGATGCACGCCCTCGGTGGAGGGATAGATGGGGGTGAGACTGGCTGCGTCCGGATCGGATGTGTCGGCATCCACCCGACGGTATTCGGGATGTACCATTTCGAGTTGCGCCGGTCCGCTGCGCACCTCGCCGAAGCAGCGGATGCGCATCCCGCGCGCCAGCGCGGCCTGCTGGGCGGCGTTGAAGTGAAAGAAGCGCAGAATCAGGGCGCCGGTGCCGTCACTGAGGTGCACCAGCAGCATGCGCCGGCGGCCGAATTTGATCTCGGCATGATCGATCCCGCCCTCGATAACCGCGCGCCTGCCCGGCTGCAACGCCCCGATGGGCACCACCCGGGTGCGGTCCTCGTAGCGCAACGGCAGGTGGAACAGGGCATCCTGGACCGTGGCGATGTTCAGCCGCGCGAGCTTCTCCGCCAGCCGCGGGCCTACGCCCTTCAATGCCGTGACCGGCACCCGGTCCAGCGTCTCGTCATTATGCGTACGCGCATCCATGCGCTTGGTATCCGTTTTTTGATTCATAGAACTTTTCAACGCAGAGGCGCAAGGGCGCAGAGAACGCAAAGAGTATTAATGTTTGTTACGGTTCGGTTGTTCAATGCCGCTTGCGATCAGACTGCAGCGCAATGGCTCCTGCCAGACACCTGAAGCAATAATTATTTCTCTGCGTCCTCTGCGTCTCCGCGCCTCTGCGTTGGATCTTCAAATCCTCAAACCACCATGATCGCGTCCATTTCCACCGCCGCCCCCTTGGGCAGGCTGGCCACGCCGATGGCGGCGCGCGCCGGATAGGGCTCGCTGAAGTATTCCTGCATGATCTCATTAACCAGCGGGAAATGGGACAGATCCGTGAGAAAGATATTGAGCTTGGCGATATCATTGAGTGAACCGCCAGCGGCTTCGCACACGGCACCGAGATTATCGAACACCCGGCGCACCTGGGCGGCCATGTCGCCGGTGACCAGTTCCATGGTCTCCGGCACCAGCGGGATCTGACCCGAAAGATAAACGGTGTCGCCGTATCTGACGGCCTGGGAATAGGGGCCGATGGCCTGCGGCGCCTTGTCGGTGGCGATGATTTCTCTACTCACGGATGACTCCTGATCATTGGTTGTTTGAACGTCATTGCGAGCGAAGCGCGGCAATCTCTACCGGCTTTCCTGCGCATCAGGAGATTGCCGCGCTTCGCTCGCAATGACGGACTGACCGTCCACCATCAGCCCCGGCCGCGCGACAGCCGCAGCACCAGCTTGATGTGGCGGATACGGCGCATCACGCTGGCCAGATGCCGGCGGTTCTTGACAGTAATGGTGAATACCATGGTGGTGTTCATGCCGTCGCGCTCCTCGATACCGACATTCTCGATATTGGAACCCATATCGGCGATCACGGCGGCGACCGTGGCCAGCACACCGCGCTGATTGGCCACCTCGATGCGCAGTTCGGCGGGGAACTCGCCCTCCACATCGGGCTCCCACTCGACGTCGATCCATTTCTCCGGCTGATTGCGGTAGTCGGCAACGTTCTTGCAGCTCTCCACATGAATGACGATGCCGCGCCCGGCGCTGACAAAACCGATAATGGGATCGCCGGGGATGGGGCGGCAGCACTTGGCATAACTGACCACCATGCCCTCGGTGCCCTT
This sequence is a window from Thiohalobacter thiocyanaticus. Protein-coding genes within it:
- a CDS encoding DUF2062 domain-containing protein, giving the protein MRRFLLRHRPSVSRRHPLWGENHRLRDWVIRSGCLTFRREQVARGVAVGLLVGFTPTVGFQTLLMLGGCLLVGGNFPAAFLVSWVSNPLTMTPLYLAFHELGEYAFGAWLERVISHTDWLGEAMIDLSCTALGSLMVAIPAAVLGYLATLGGAEVWQRRRHAARDRRRRARRALQQQGADPTDQT
- a CDS encoding group II truncated hemoglobin — encoded protein: MTGNNPTAYERLGGDAGVRALVERFYDEMDRLPEARGIRDLHAPDLAEAREKLYLFLSGWLGGPPLYIEKYGHPRLRARHLPFPIGEAERDQWMLCMTRAIDSLGLEPGFRDQLVATFFQMADHMRNRFDPKSHPFPLAGG
- the ubiA gene encoding 4-hydroxybenzoate octaprenyltransferase, with translation MLDRLYQYYLLARLHRPIGTLLLLWPTLWALWLAAEGFPDPLVLAVFVAGVVLMRSAGCVINDYADREFDPHVKRTRERPIASGKVSPREALALFAVLCLIAFALVLLMNPLTIKLAFVGAALAAIYPFTKRFTHLPQLVLGAAFGWGIPMAFAAQTGELPRLAWLLFLVNILWATAYDTQYAMVDRDDDLKIGVKSTAILFGEADRLIIAMLQLLVLLGLGLVGSMAQLGLYYYLGLAVAAALALYQQYLIRGREREGCFRAFLNNNWFGGAVFAGLVLDYLNRSFAG
- a CDS encoding chorismate--pyruvate lyase family protein gives rise to the protein MSHPRLHNHWENPWHAGRRWRRAQLDPVLRDWLLDTSSLTRRLQACCPGRFRVRLDWQGWARPSLDECRALGLRRRQRALIREVHLLCDDRPWVFARTVIPRASLHGRGRRLAHLGERPLGAVLFADPRMQRDEVEIARIEPGTALHAHALGDAGPDRDAIWGRRSVFWLGRKPLLVSEIFLNLQHRA
- the recG gene encoding ATP-dependent DNA helicase RecG, giving the protein MDARTHNDETLDRVPVTALKGVGPRLAEKLARLNIATVQDALFHLPLRYEDRTRVVPIGALQPGRRAVIEGGIDHAEIKFGRRRMLLVHLSDGTGALILRFFHFNAAQQAALARGMRIRCFGEVRSGPAQLEMVHPEYRRVDADTSDPDAASLTPIYPSTEGVHQLGLRNLTDQALAWLEASPDSLPDWLGDSATAPAALPGLRAAIRLVHRPPPEVDLAALELGEHPAQRRLVLEELIAHHLSLRVLRWRAQSLQAPVLRGDGRLRQALRGQLGFPLTAAQERVVAEIEADLARAHPMLRLVQGDVGSGKTVVAALAALAAVESGLQVALMAPTELLAEQHLRNFSAWLSPLGLEPAWLSGRLKGAARRDMLARIRDGEARVVVGTHALFQEEVAFERLGLVIIDEQHRFGVHQRLALRDKGGQEAQLPHQLTLTATPIPRTLAMAVYADLDTSVIDELPPGRKPISTVVIPDSRRPEVVERVRRACAEGRQAYWVCTLIEESESLQCQAAEEAAAELREALPELRVGLVHGRLKAAGKADIMQRFKAGALDLLVATTVIEVGVDVPNASLMIIENAERLGLAQLHQLRGRVGRGAAESHCVLLYHTPLSRQGRERLGVMRATSDGFEIARKDLELRGPGEVLGTRQTGMMNLRIADLVRDEALLPEVERLAERLNRDHPELVPRLIRRWLAENVRYGSV
- a CDS encoding RidA family protein; its protein translation is MSREIIATDKAPQAIGPYSQAVRYGDTVYLSGQIPLVPETMELVTGDMAAQVRRVFDNLGAVCEAAGGSLNDIAKLNIFLTDLSHFPLVNEIMQEYFSEPYPARAAIGVASLPKGAAVEMDAIMVV